Part of the Deltaproteobacteria bacterium genome, ATCATCTTGGCCTGCTTCAGATTGTACGGCTTGTACCGCGCCATCCGCCCCTCCCCATCACCTCAGCCGTCCGAACATCCCCCAGATGCTCGCTGACCCTTGATTTACACCGACCCGCGCAGTTTTTCTACAGCCTCAACGTCGTGGCGCTCAGGCGCGGCGCGCTCTTCGCCGTCGCCTGGAGCGGCGAGTTAGACCGATCTTCGACTCACCTATCCACATGGTCAAAGGATGGAGACGCGCGGTCCGCAAGCTCGCCTTCGGCCAATCGTCCCGTCGCGCCTAGTCTTGCCCCTGGGTCAAGTCGTGTGGCCACGCGCATCGTTGTCAGGAACGCCACTGTGTTCTTGCTCAGCGTCCGATTCGCGACAAGATCGCGCCACACAAGTCGGATCCAAAGCTCCAGCCGCGCTCCATCTCTTACGTCTTGCTCAGCCAGCGTTTGGGTGGTCAGCCGCTGCCCCCGGAATCTGAGATAGTACTCGTATGAAAGCTCCAGTTGCAGCTTGTCATCGATCATCGAGAATGGGAGACCAAGCTCTTCTCGCACAGCGGTCAATACGAAGCCAGCGCCAGCGGACTGCGGCACGCGAAGGCGCATGACCCTGGCAAAGCGGTTGGAGTGCACGAAGACGGTAATCATTTCTGCGCCCGGTGTGAGCTGTGCCTCACAGCGATCGGCCAGGGCCGCCGGTGCAGGAATCGGGTAACTTCCCAGGTCGCGAGCAATGACGGCGTCGCTCTTGATCTGAGCGACGAGACGCAGCAATTCCTTCTCTGCATCTCGGCGCAGATCCACGTACCGCTTGGCCTTCAGAAGGGCAGGGATATCGGTGTCGTCCGTGTCGGGGAGAACCACGGGAATCAGGAAAGTTCGTCGGAGCTCGGCGTCCTTCGCGAGCCCCGCCGCCCATTCCGTTTCTACCCAATAGCGGCCGGCCGTAGCGCCGCTGAGGAGGAGCAAGAGATAGTCTGATTCGGCGAGGGCGTTATTCATCCAAAGTATGGCATTATCTCCGTACCGAATCTCGGACTGGTCGAATCTTACGTTAATCCCGAGCTTGGTCAGTGCTTCGACCAAGGACCGCGCCTGAGTCTCGTCTGGTCTCGCGTAGGAGATGAAGACCTGAGGCTGTCGACTTGGTTCTTGCTCTGCCATATCCACCTCAACGATCAGGATCGGTCTAACTACATTTCGCCTCCCGAAGGAAAGCCGCAACCCCCGCGAGTTCTCGTCAGCATAGCGTCCCTCGGGCCCATCCGCCGTGTCCTCAACAATCGCTCCGTAAATCGCATCCATAGCTCACGACGATCGCTCTCCCCTTGGGTTGCTACGCGTCTCGCCCTCGCGGGCTAGCACGCGCCGAGTCGCCGACGAACAATCGATCCGCAGGGCTCTGCACGCCGTGCCCGCCTCGGTTCAGCACGTGGGTGTAGATCATCCCTCGATACGCTTCGCTACTCGGGACGTACGGGTTGGAGAAATCGCGGTGCCCGAGTAACTCCTGCACGGTCCCAATATCGTACCCGCTCTCCAGCAGAGGCGTCGCAAAGCAGTGGCGCAACGTGTGCGGCCCCACCGGTTTTGCGATGCCGGCACGGCGGCGAGCGTCGCGAATCGCACGCTGCGGCACCGTCTCGTGGAGATGGTAGCGCTGCGGTGGGCCAAATCGGGATACGTGCAAATCTTGGCGGCGGGAAACACCCATTGCCACCCCCACTCGCGATTCGCATTCGTAACCTTCCGCGCCAGGGCGTCCGGCAACTGCACGCGACCGAATCCGGCCCTCAGATCGCGCTCGTGGAGACGACGAACGCGGGCGAGATGTTTCAGGAGGGCATCTTTCACGCCGCTCGTCAGCATGGTTACTCGATCCCCTTCGACAGGCTCAGGGCAGGCTTATTCCCCTTGCCTTCGCGCACGAGGAACTCGTTTCTCGTGAAGTCCACGTCTTTGACCCGCAACCGCAAACATTCCATCAGTCGCAACCCGGAGCCGTAGAGAATCATTGCCATGATCCACGAAACACCGTCAAGCGCTGCGAGCAGGGTCTCCACCTCTGGTCGTGTGAGCACCACCGGCAATCGCTGCGCCCGCTTGGCGCGCACCCCATCGTCGAGCTGCCCCGGATCGAGGTCCGAAGGACCCATCACGGGTTCAGTTCACTCCTGTGTCGCCGCGGCGCGGCGCTCTTGTAGCGTGGCCTGCACGCGGGCGACGTCGGCTGCCTCGAAGCGAAAGCGGCGGAAGATCAGCAAGCCGACGAAGTGCACCGTTGCCTGCAGCGGCCCGACGATCAGCAGGAGGTACCACATCGCCGTTGCGTTCTGCGGCTGATCGGGCACGTAGCCGACCAGTTCGAGTACGGCGCCGCTGATCAGGATGCCGATGGCGCTGGTGGTTTTCAGTCCCAGCGTCCAAATGCCGAAGTACGCGCCGGCACGACGCTCGCCGGTTTCCAACTCGTCGAAGTCGACGATGTCGGCCGCGCTCGACATCACCAGCGTCAGCGACCCGGTGACGATGCCGGCGCCGATCATGAACACCAACATCGCCCCACGCGCGCCCGGTTGCACGATCAGCCAGCCGAACGGGGTCACGCAACCCATGCCTAATCCCATCAGCATCGCGCGCCGTTTGCCGAAGCGCTGCGACAGGGCCAGCCATAGAGGAAACGACAACGCGAAGCTGAGGCCAAAGACCAATGCGATCACCGGAAAGAAGTCGTACATCTGCAGCCAGTACTTCACCACGATCAGTTGCACCGCTTGGCCGAGCGACGCGGCGATGGTCATCAAGCAGAAGGTTAGAAACACGACGCGGAAGTCGCGATTGCGAAAGGTGTAGCGCAGTCCGCTGAAGAAGTGTGCGAAGCTCGGCACCATGGTCGGACCGTGCGAGCGCTCGGTGACGAAACCTGGCAGCAGCGCGGCGACGGTCAGCAATACGCCGAGCACCGCGGCCATGGCCGCAAAGCCCTGCCGTTGATCTACGAAACCCTTGGCGATGGCGATCGGCGCGGTAGCGCCAACCACGCCGCCGACCACACCGAACAGGCTGCGAATCTGCACCACCGTCGTGCGCTCGTGATAGTCCTGCGCCAGCTCGGCGCCCCAGGCGATGTACGGCGTCGCGAAGATGGTGAAGAACGTGAACAGGATGGCGTAGACAACAAGCAGGTAACCGAAGGTCGCCCAATCACTCCCGGTGGGCGGGGCGAACAAGAGGTAGAAAAACAATCCCAATGGAATGGCGCTCGCCACCACGTACGGCCGCCGCCGGCCCCAACGCGAACGCGTGGTATCGGAGACGTAGCCCATCACCGGATCCGTAATGGCGTCCCACAGCTTGGCGATGGTGATCGCCAGCGCCACCAGCCGCGGCGCCAAGTGAATCACGTCGGTGTAGAAGAACAGCAGAAATTGATTGAGCGTGGCGTTCTTCGCGCTAACGGCGACTTCGCCGGTGCCGTACAGCACCTTGGCGCGGAGCGGGACTTCGCGATCAGTCATCACCGCTTGCTCTAGCGTAGCCTCGGCGCGCGTCAAAGCCGGGCACGGCCAACGGACAGTTATGGCCCCTGAGTGGTCGGCGTGGTGCGGTCGGATACAACCGTCAGGCAAGCGGATCTTGAAGTGGTGCGAGAAGAAGAAGTGGGTACGAAGAAAACAAACCGCTTCCCCGAGTAGCCGCCCCGAGTAGAAGCCGAAGGCTTCGTATCGAAGGGTGGCGTATCGAGGGGCGACATCACGAACTGTCGCGTTCGCGCAACAACGTCTCGACGTAACGGGCGATGATGTCGGTTTCGATGTTGACCGAGTCGCCCGGCTCTTTGCCGAGCAGGCAGGTGTTCTCCTGCGTGTACTGCACCAGAGACACCGCGAAGGTCGTGCTGGTCTTGTCGATGATGGTGAGGCTGGCGCCGTCGATCGTCACCGGTCCCTTCACGACCATGTAGCGGAGCAGCTCGGGGGGCGTGTGGAAGCGCGCGATGATCGCGTCGGCTTCCGGTGTAAACGACTCGATGGTCGCGAGGCCCTCGACGACGCCGCGCACGATGTGGCCGCTCAACCGATCGGTAGGGCGCACCGATCGTTCGAGATTGACACGATCGCCGACTTTGAGTCGTCCGAGATTGGATCGCCGGTAAGTCTCCGGCATCACGTTGGCGAAGAAACTATCGCTGTCCATCTC contains:
- a CDS encoding toll/interleukin-1 receptor domain-containing protein — its product is MAEQEPSRQPQVFISYARPDETQARSLVEALTKLGINVRFDQSEIRYGDNAILWMNNALAESDYLLLLLSGATAGRYWVETEWAAGLAKDAELRRTFLIPVVLPDTDDTDIPALLKAKRYVDLRRDAEKELLRLVAQIKSDAVIARDLGSYPIPAPAALADRCEAQLTPGAEMITVFVHSNRFARVMRLRVPQSAGAGFVLTAVREELGLPFSMIDDKLQLELSYEYYLRFRGQRLTTQTLAEQDVRDGARLELWIRLVWRDLVANRTLSKNTVAFLTTMRVATRLDPGARLGATGRLAEGELADRASPSFDHVDR
- a CDS encoding tyrosine-type recombinase/integrase, with translation MGVSRRQDLHVSRFGPPQRYHLHETVPQRAIRDARRRAGIAKPVGPHTLRHCFATPLLESGYDIGTVQELLGHRDFSNPYVPSSEAYRGMIYTHVLNRGGHGVQSPADRLFVGDSARASPRGRDA
- a CDS encoding tyrosine-type recombinase/integrase, encoding MGPSDLDPGQLDDGVRAKRAQRLPVVLTRPEVETLLAALDGVSWIMAMILYGSGLRLMECLRLRVKDVDFTRNEFLVREGKGNKPALSLSKGIE
- a CDS encoding MFS transporter, with translation MTDREVPLRAKVLYGTGEVAVSAKNATLNQFLLFFYTDVIHLAPRLVALAITIAKLWDAITDPVMGYVSDTTRSRWGRRRPYVVASAIPLGLFFYLLFAPPTGSDWATFGYLLVVYAILFTFFTIFATPYIAWGAELAQDYHERTTVVQIRSLFGVVGGVVGATAPIAIAKGFVDQRQGFAAMAAVLGVLLTVAALLPGFVTERSHGPTMVPSFAHFFSGLRYTFRNRDFRVVFLTFCLMTIAASLGQAVQLIVVKYWLQMYDFFPVIALVFGLSFALSFPLWLALSQRFGKRRAMLMGLGMGCVTPFGWLIVQPGARGAMLVFMIGAGIVTGSLTLVMSSAADIVDFDELETGERRAGAYFGIWTLGLKTTSAIGILISGAVLELVGYVPDQPQNATAMWYLLLIVGPLQATVHFVGLLIFRRFRFEAADVARVQATLQERRAAATQE
- a CDS encoding riboflavin synthase — its product is MFTGIIEEVGEVMEVGAGVLRIRAGIVLADAKLGDSIAINGVDLTVAEMDSDSFFANVMPETYRRSNLGRLKVGDRVNLERSVRPTDRLSGHIVRGVVEGLATIESFTPEADAIIARFHTPPELLRYMVVKGPVTIDGASLTIIDKTSTTFAVSLVQYTQENTCLLGKEPGDSVNIETDIIARYVETLLRERDSS